Proteins from a genomic interval of Dethiosulfovibrio salsuginis:
- the malQ gene encoding 4-alpha-glucanotransferase, which translates to MRRSGLLLHISSLPSPWGTGDLGPWAYHVARNMARSSISVWQILPLNETSSAFGHSPYSPTSVFAGNRAFISPEELVKDGFILKSELPEKIPIGPSDFDRALEIRTALIAKSWERGKDLQDFKHFKEENRLWLENYCLFTVIKDRMGQKPWNLWPEPLRDREEEALSQIADQEGHSLDRLAFGQYLFFQQQRKWKKECNRLGLEILGDIPIYVIHDSSDVWANPDLFQLDDERLPSSVAGVPPDYYSEDGQLWGNPLYLWENHLAQRFSWWINRLRHCLTLYDRVRIDHFRGMVGYWAVPRDHATAREGRWEKVPYDRFFKAIRETFPDLPFTAEDLGVITPEVKRAMEDLGLAGMAVLQFAFDGDTGTNPYVPHNHRRNSVIYTGTHDNDTTAGWFKKAGETTVKNLQAYTGRQLDHRSAVDSVIRMALASVAELAVVPAQDVLGLDSEARINTPSTTTGNWTWRLKEDIDLEWIGDMTILYGRANTEDRPSEG; encoded by the coding sequence TTGAGACGATCCGGTTTACTGCTCCATATATCATCTCTACCTTCCCCGTGGGGAACGGGAGACCTGGGCCCCTGGGCCTACCACGTAGCCAGAAACATGGCTCGCTCCTCTATATCGGTCTGGCAGATCCTGCCCCTCAACGAGACGTCCTCGGCTTTCGGCCATTCGCCTTACAGCCCGACGTCGGTTTTCGCGGGAAACAGGGCGTTTATAAGCCCAGAAGAGCTCGTCAAAGACGGTTTTATACTGAAAAGCGAGCTCCCGGAAAAAATCCCAATAGGACCAAGCGACTTCGACAGGGCCCTGGAGATAAGGACTGCCCTCATAGCCAAAAGCTGGGAGAGAGGAAAGGACCTCCAGGATTTTAAGCACTTCAAGGAGGAAAATCGACTCTGGCTTGAGAATTACTGTCTCTTCACGGTTATAAAAGACCGTATGGGGCAAAAGCCCTGGAACCTGTGGCCTGAGCCCCTTAGGGACAGGGAGGAGGAGGCACTATCCCAAATCGCCGACCAGGAGGGACACAGCCTGGACCGGCTGGCCTTCGGTCAATATCTTTTCTTCCAGCAACAGAGAAAGTGGAAAAAGGAGTGCAATCGTCTGGGGCTGGAGATTCTGGGGGACATACCTATCTACGTAATCCACGACAGCTCCGACGTGTGGGCCAATCCCGATCTGTTTCAGCTTGACGACGAAAGGCTACCTTCGTCGGTGGCGGGAGTCCCGCCGGACTACTACAGCGAGGACGGCCAACTTTGGGGCAACCCTCTGTATCTTTGGGAGAACCACCTTGCCCAGAGGTTCAGCTGGTGGATAAACCGACTGAGACACTGTCTGACCCTCTACGATAGGGTCAGAATCGACCATTTTCGTGGTATGGTAGGTTATTGGGCGGTGCCGAGAGATCACGCTACCGCCAGAGAGGGCCGCTGGGAGAAGGTCCCTTACGACCGGTTTTTTAAGGCCATCAGGGAGACTTTTCCTGACCTGCCTTTCACCGCCGAGGATCTGGGTGTCATAACTCCGGAGGTGAAGAGGGCCATGGAGGACCTAGGGCTGGCCGGCATGGCGGTGTTGCAGTTCGCCTTCGACGGAGATACTGGGACCAACCCCTACGTACCTCACAACCATCGAAGAAATTCGGTTATCTACACCGGAACCCACGACAACGACACCACCGCCGGATGGTTCAAAAAGGCGGGAGAAACCACCGTTAAGAACCTCCAGGCCTACACAGGCAGGCAGCTGGACCACCGATCGGCTGTGGACAGCGTGATAAGGATGGCTCTAGCCTCTGTTGCGGAACTAGCGGTCGTTCCAGCTCAGGACGTTTTGGGGCTGGACTCTGAGGCCAGAATCAACACTCCCTCCACCACCACAGGTAACTGGACCTGGAGGCTAAAGGAAGATATAGACCTGGAGTGGATCGGGGACATGACGATCCTTTACGGCAGGGCAAACACCGAAGATCGCCCCTCTGAGGGCTAA
- the glgB gene encoding 1,4-alpha-glucan branching protein GlgB: MTDYDVFLFKQGRHYRLYNCLGCKMVEDGAHFAIWAPNAQEVSVLCNLNGWTYGTNQLSPRWDGSGIWEGFVPGLGLGDIYKYGIKTQTGEWIQKSDPMASKYEEPPKSASVVWPLDYRWEDEAWMSSRGEVLPLDGPWSIYEVHLGSWVRRDGGFLSYREIGPLLADYVLEAGFTAVELMPVMEHPFYGSWGYQVLGYFAPTSRYGTPQDFMAMVDHLHSKGIAVILDWVPSHFPSDGHGLANFDGTCLYEHQDSRKGYHPQWTSAIFNYGRHEVRSFLISSALLWLDKYHIDGIRVDGVASMLYLDYGRSHGQWIPNRYGGRENLEAVALLREFNSEVNRSYPDVVTFAEESTEWPRVTGPVHLGGLGFSMKWDMGWMHDSLSYMSRDSIHRSWHHGEITFGMWYAFSERFILPLSHDEVVYGKRSLLMKMAGDHWRKRANLRLLLAMMYLRPGKKLLFMGGEFGQENEWNHEKELDWYLMDRPEHRGIFKLVSDLNRLYREESALHRDFDPQCFQWIDCSDVAQSVFVMMRPLGDRPIVAVINGTPEPRYDYRIGVPQGGKWRELCNTDGDCYGGSGMGNMGEIEAQEIGCHGRHWSLSLTLPPLSVLALAPERLFNEEV, from the coding sequence TTGACCGACTACGATGTGTTTCTCTTTAAGCAGGGGAGGCATTATAGGCTTTATAACTGTTTAGGGTGTAAGATGGTGGAGGACGGAGCCCATTTCGCCATCTGGGCTCCTAACGCTCAGGAGGTTTCGGTTCTGTGCAACCTCAACGGCTGGACCTACGGGACCAACCAGCTCAGCCCCAGGTGGGACGGAAGCGGCATATGGGAGGGCTTTGTTCCTGGGCTCGGCCTAGGGGACATCTACAAGTACGGCATAAAGACCCAAACAGGGGAGTGGATCCAAAAAAGCGACCCTATGGCTTCCAAGTACGAGGAGCCCCCTAAGAGTGCGTCGGTGGTCTGGCCTCTGGATTACCGTTGGGAGGACGAAGCGTGGATGTCCAGCAGGGGAGAGGTCCTCCCTCTGGACGGCCCTTGGTCCATCTACGAGGTCCACCTTGGCTCCTGGGTCCGCCGGGACGGTGGTTTTCTGTCCTACCGGGAGATAGGCCCCCTCCTGGCGGACTACGTCCTTGAGGCTGGTTTCACAGCGGTCGAGCTCATGCCTGTGATGGAGCACCCTTTCTACGGATCCTGGGGCTATCAGGTTCTCGGCTACTTCGCCCCTACGTCGAGGTACGGTACCCCTCAGGACTTTATGGCCATGGTGGACCATCTCCACTCCAAAGGGATAGCGGTGATTCTGGACTGGGTGCCCTCCCACTTTCCCTCCGACGGCCATGGACTGGCGAACTTCGACGGAACCTGTCTCTACGAGCATCAGGACTCCAGAAAGGGCTATCACCCTCAATGGACCAGCGCCATATTCAACTACGGCAGACACGAGGTTCGATCTTTCCTAATAAGCAGTGCCCTGCTTTGGCTGGATAAATACCACATAGACGGCATAAGGGTAGACGGAGTCGCCTCTATGCTCTATCTGGACTACGGAAGGTCTCACGGCCAGTGGATCCCCAACCGCTACGGTGGCAGGGAAAACCTGGAGGCGGTGGCTCTGCTCAGGGAGTTCAACTCGGAGGTCAATCGGAGTTACCCCGACGTAGTGACCTTCGCCGAGGAGTCAACCGAATGGCCCAGAGTCACCGGCCCGGTCCACCTAGGAGGGCTCGGCTTTTCCATGAAGTGGGATATGGGCTGGATGCACGACAGTCTGTCCTATATGTCCAGAGACTCTATCCACCGGTCCTGGCATCACGGCGAGATAACCTTCGGTATGTGGTACGCCTTCTCCGAGAGGTTCATACTGCCTCTTTCTCACGACGAGGTGGTCTACGGAAAGAGATCCCTCTTGATGAAAATGGCGGGAGACCACTGGCGTAAGAGGGCGAACCTCCGGCTGCTTCTGGCCATGATGTATCTCCGTCCAGGGAAGAAGCTCCTCTTCATGGGGGGAGAGTTCGGCCAGGAAAACGAGTGGAACCACGAAAAAGAGCTGGACTGGTATCTCATGGACAGGCCGGAACACCGAGGGATCTTTAAACTGGTCTCGGACCTCAACAGGCTCTACAGGGAAGAGTCCGCCCTTCACCGAGACTTCGACCCTCAGTGTTTTCAGTGGATAGACTGTTCCGACGTGGCACAGAGCGTTTTCGTCATGATGAGGCCCTTAGGGGACCGGCCTATAGTGGCGGTGATCAACGGCACCCCTGAACCTCGATACGACTACCGAATAGGGGTCCCTCAGGGCGGTAAGTGGAGGGAACTCTGTAACACCGATGGAGATTGCTACGGAGGAAGTGGTATGGGAAACATGGGAGAGATAGAGGCCCAGGAGATAGGCTGTCACGGAAGACATTGGTCACTGAGCCTTACATTGCCCCCTCTGTCGGTTTTGGCACTGGCACCGGAGCGGCTTTTCAACGAGGAGGTATGA